The Arachis hypogaea cultivar Tifrunner chromosome 16, arahy.Tifrunner.gnm2.J5K5, whole genome shotgun sequence genome contains a region encoding:
- the LOC112754256 gene encoding probable pectate lyase 12 — protein sequence MPHRSCILLLCIVGSMLALEGAAMLNLTLPGQHPDPEAVVNEVHRMVNGSMARREMLLTVSSCLTGNPIDDCWKCDPDWPNNRQRLADCAIGFGQHAKGGKDGAFYVVTDSSDDDAVNPKPGTLRYAVIQNEPLWIVFPSNMKIKLSQELIFNSYKTLDGRGADVHIVGGGCITLQYISNVIIHNIHIHHCHPSGNTNVRSSPDHYGYRTLSDGDGISIFGSKDIWIDHCTLSRCKDGLIDAVMGSTGITISNNYFSHHNEVMLLGHSDDYLPDSGMQVTIAFNHFGPMLVQRMPRCRRGYIHVVNNDFTRWQMYAIGGSGEPTINSQGNRYTAPLNPFAKEVTKRVDTAEGKWKGWNWRSEGDIMVNGAFFVASGEGVEVKYEKAYSVEPKSADRISQLTMSAGVLGVAKDNSVGMWSKGPNSQGQGDGVTWLVPEYTEDYSQGSRVVLPSSLTFTLVWSFLLLFILSTVIL from the exons ATGCCCCATAGAAGCTGCATTTTGCTACTGTGTATTGTTGGTTCCATGTTAGCACTTGAAGGAGCTGCAATGCTGAACCTAACTCTACCAGGACAACACCCTGACCCTGAAGCTGTTGTTAATGAAGTCCACAG GATGGTGAATGGTTCAATGGCAAGAAGGGAAATGCTGTTGACAGTGTCTTCTTGCCTAACTGGTAACCCCATAGACGATTGCTGGAAATGTGACCCAGATTGGCCCAACAACCGGCAGAGGCTGGCAGACTGCGCCATTGGGTTCGGGCAACACGCTAAGGGCGGAAAGGATGGGGCGTTCTACGTTGTCACAGATTCCTCAGATGATGATGCAGTAAACCCTAAGCCAGGAACACTCAGATATGCTGTCATACAGAATGAGCCGCTGTGGATCGTGTTCCCAAGTAACATGAAGATTAAGCTCTCTCAAGAACTCATCTTCAACAGTTACAAGACCCTTGATGGCCGTGGTGCTGATGTCCACATTGTTGGTGGTGGATGCATTACTCTCCAGTATATAAGTAATGTTATCATACACAACATTCATATCCACCATTGTCATCCTTCAG GGAACACAAATGTGCGTTCAAGCCCTGACCACTATGGCTACCGGACGCTGTCTGACGGGGATGGAATCTCCATCTTTGGGTCCAAAGACATATGGATCGACCACTGCACACTGTCACGGTGCAAGGACGGGCTCATCGACGCAGTCATGGGCTCCACTGGAATCACAATCTCCAACAACTACTTCTCCCACCACAATGAAGTCATGCTCTTAGGCCACAGTGATGACTACCTGCCAGACTCAGGCATGCAGGTGACCATTGCCTTCAACCATTTTGGTCCCATGCTCGTCCAGCGCATGCCACGTTGCCGCCGGGGTTACATCCATGTGGTTAACAACGACTTCACACGGTGGCAGATGTATGCCATTGGAGGCAGTGGGGAGCCCACCATTAACAGCCAGGGGAACCGCTACACGGCACCCCTGAACCCCTTTGCAAAGGAGGTGACCAAGAGGGTTGACACTGCGGAGGGGAAGTGGAAGGGCTGGAATTGGAGGTCGGAGGGGGATATCATGGTGAATGGCGCGTTTTTTGTGGCCTCTGGGGAAGGCGTTGAGGTTAAGTATGAGAAGGCTTATAGTGTTGAGCCAAAGTCTGCTGATAGGATTTCTCAGCTTACCATGTCCGCCGGCGTTCTCGGCGTTGCCAA GGACAACAGTGTGGGAATGTGGAGCAAAGGACCTAACAGCCAGGGCCAGGGCGACGGAGTCACATGGTTGGTGCCAGAATACACAGAGGACTATTCGCAGGGCTCAAGGGTGGTGCTGCCATCTTCCCTTACTTTCACCCTTGTGTGGTCTTTCCTGCTCTTGTTCATACTGTCAACAGTTATTCTATAA